From a region of the Butyrivibrio sp. AE3004 genome:
- a CDS encoding serine hydrolase domain-containing protein: protein MAKSELEVIQLLMKLIGHKTGDISKVTYTAQKPAFPVNCEGETKLPRCTPEEQGVSSDFIEKLFRSLYENNSCHMHKAMAVRNGYVIGECAFKPFNMDYWHVSHSMCKSVTGMAIGLLVYEGKIKLEDKIEDIFKGIKGPFQSLFSSGITVRHLLTMTSGAAFNEAGAISSNDWRKQFLESQTNFTPGSSFEYNSMNSYMLSAIVTEVTGESMFDYLKPRLFDPLGIKRIFWETCPQNINKGGWGMYIRIEDMAKLGQLYLNGGKYDGKEILPEEWVKAATSMHIPTGEITAPGYGFQLWNSSSRLGAYTFNGMLGQNVYVFPDINMMIVTNAGNEDLFQKGNMSRIVHDQMAKIEVENGPVEVTEQVKKAQGSLRKFIKSVQEEPDFSMAIPSGGWNNKKKRSLCGMSSKFRYLLMKTLDGKSYDMDDKGVGFMPLLMQIMHNNYTSGISSVGFKLDSLSGAFFLLIREGDTLHKIKCGFDGKSAVTDIDEHGEIYTVTTVSEFSTDEYNRPVLRNEFYFMEDSTTRVMNIYLGKREPLQHDSSISFKIGNAPENIGIRFDEVPGSRMLIDILNQFGNLEEGKGINGFVINRLTDFGALDAIILAIQNTVRPKLHGHIHDKEADVEYYINNSVPLTDSDTSDEDDVIMEDD from the coding sequence ATGGCTAAGTCAGAACTTGAAGTAATACAGCTTTTAATGAAGCTTATTGGACACAAGACAGGCGATATCAGTAAAGTGACATATACTGCTCAAAAACCGGCTTTTCCCGTAAACTGTGAAGGCGAAACAAAGCTTCCAAGGTGCACACCTGAAGAACAGGGTGTTAGCAGTGACTTTATTGAAAAACTATTCAGAAGTTTATATGAAAACAATAGCTGCCATATGCATAAAGCTATGGCAGTCAGAAATGGATATGTGATTGGGGAATGTGCTTTTAAACCATTTAATATGGATTACTGGCACGTTTCCCATTCAATGTGTAAAAGCGTAACAGGTATGGCTATCGGCCTGCTTGTCTACGAAGGAAAAATTAAATTAGAAGACAAAATTGAAGATATTTTCAAAGGAATTAAGGGACCTTTTCAAAGCTTGTTTTCAAGCGGAATAACTGTCAGGCATCTTCTTACAATGACAAGTGGTGCCGCATTTAATGAAGCCGGTGCCATTTCATCAAATGATTGGAGAAAACAGTTCCTGGAGTCACAGACTAATTTTACCCCCGGATCATCCTTTGAGTATAATTCAATGAATTCATACATGCTCTCTGCGATTGTGACGGAAGTTACGGGCGAGAGCATGTTTGATTATTTAAAACCAAGACTGTTTGATCCGCTTGGAATTAAACGGATATTTTGGGAAACCTGCCCTCAAAATATCAACAAGGGCGGTTGGGGGATGTATATAAGAATTGAAGATATGGCTAAGCTGGGACAGTTGTATCTAAATGGTGGGAAATATGACGGCAAGGAGATATTACCGGAGGAATGGGTGAAAGCTGCTACTTCCATGCACATCCCTACAGGTGAGATAACTGCGCCGGGATATGGTTTTCAGCTTTGGAATAGCAGCTCAAGACTGGGCGCTTATACCTTCAACGGTATGCTTGGACAAAATGTATATGTTTTTCCGGATATCAATATGATGATAGTAACCAACGCAGGTAATGAAGATCTCTTCCAAAAGGGCAACATGTCAAGAATCGTTCATGATCAGATGGCAAAAATTGAAGTGGAGAATGGCCCTGTTGAGGTGACGGAGCAAGTAAAAAAAGCCCAGGGTAGTCTTCGTAAATTTATCAAAAGCGTACAGGAAGAACCGGACTTTAGTATGGCTATTCCGAGTGGTGGCTGGAACAATAAAAAGAAGAGAAGTCTTTGCGGAATGAGTTCTAAATTCAGGTATCTTCTTATGAAAACACTTGATGGAAAAAGTTATGATATGGATGATAAGGGTGTTGGTTTTATGCCGCTTCTTATGCAGATAATGCATAATAATTATACATCCGGTATTTCCTCGGTTGGTTTTAAACTTGACAGTTTAAGCGGTGCTTTTTTCCTTTTGATACGTGAAGGTGATACCCTCCATAAGATAAAATGCGGATTTGACGGAAAATCTGCCGTTACCGATATAGACGAGCATGGTGAAATATATACCGTTACAACTGTATCCGAATTTTCAACTGATGAATACAACAGACCTGTTTTAAGAAATGAATTTTACTTTATGGAGGATTCAACAACCAGGGTAATGAATATCTATCTTGGTAAAAGAGAACCGCTTCAGCATGACAGTTCTATTTCTTTTAAAATTGGTAATGCTCCCGAAAATATAGGTATAAGATTTGATGAAGTACCGGGAAGCCGAATGCTTATAGACATACTAAACCAGTTTGGCAATCTTGAAGAAGGAAAAGGTATAAACGGTTTTGTAATTAATAGATTAACGGATTTTGGAGCGCTTGACGCAATTATCCTTGCTATTCAAAATACGGTAAGGCCTAAACTGCA